In the genome of Dermacentor silvarum isolate Dsil-2018 chromosome 1, BIME_Dsil_1.4, whole genome shotgun sequence, one region contains:
- the LOC125942237 gene encoding uncharacterized protein LOC125942237, whose translation MVAATYPTRMYPLDNDTIPSVEAHYGSDFVANAVRFAAGGGSTARPLLDFDALSADWSDREVAQRLLIPDFYYAHTAQVVLNYGTVGYYLARQAFRAGSPLHCAGNDSHGNSSAVWDLTAHTRCLATYVKHTSGIEMSGDEPWWRDAVQARWAVEVSFRAAAFRDAKIAQERSLKQLFFLRFGHTFCAMPRRSQRDTAATACRVATMTLPAFAGAFGCPVMVGIGC comes from the exons TGTATCCTCTCGACAACGACACGATACCAAGCGTGGAGGCCCATTACGGGTCGGACTTCGTGGCCAACGCTGTCCGCTTCGCGGCTGGCGGTGGCAGTACCGCAAGACCTTTGCTGGACTTTGACGCGCTGTCGGCTGACTGGAGTGACCGAGAAGTGGCTCAACGCTTGCTGATACCCGACTTCTACTACGCGCACACGGCGCAGGTCGTGCTCAACTACGGCACTGTCGGGTACTACTTGGCCAGACAAGCCTTTCGGGCAGGATCGCCGTTGCATTGCGCTGGGAACGACAG CCACGGCAACTCCTCAGCGGTATGGGACTTGACTGCACACACGCGCTGCCTGGCGACCTACGTGAAGCACACCTCCGGCATCGAAATGTCTGGGGACGAGCCGTGGTGGCGGGACGCAGTCCAGGCTCGTTGGGCCGTCGAGGTCTCGTTCAGGGCGGCCGCGTTCCGAGACGCCAAGATCGCGCAGGAGAGGTCGCTCAAGCAGCTCTTCTTCCTCCGCTTTGGCCACACATTCTGCGCAATGCCCCGCCGCAGCCAGCGGGACACGGCCGCGACGGCGTGTCGCGTGGCCACCATGACACTGCCCGCGTTCGCCGGAGCGTTCGGGTGCCCCGTCATGGTGGGCATCGGGTGCTGA